One window of Methanorbis furvi genomic DNA carries:
- the hisS gene encoding histidine--tRNA ligase, with protein MLQKPRGTRDFLPAEMAQRRSIERRMRDVAASFGYGEVVTPMFEEQELFTVKSGEGIIGEMYAFEDKGGRKIALRPEITAAVVRAYVNEAQVAPKPLRWFYFAECFRYERPQKGRYRQFWQFGCELIGADSAAADAEVIALAAELLNCSGVRFVLKIGHLSPMKHMLASLDAVEQKKVMAALDKRDMELLENTLASIGHADLYEPLVRLITAETLDEVFAVTGDIPEKARIEETFSYLKAQNIPFVQNFGIARGLDYYTGMVFEAFADNLGAENQILGGGVYRLAHLFGGKDVPSCGFAIGFDRVMVSLGEIVPAAAPVVAVVATAETRGPAYAAAAAFRSAGITAVMDLMDRSFGAQLSSALKSGASYAVLIGANEAAAGTVTLKNLAAASQKEMPLADAVAEVINGTC; from the coding sequence ATGCTGCAGAAACCACGCGGAACGCGGGACTTCCTTCCCGCAGAAATGGCACAGCGGAGAAGTATCGAACGCCGCATGAGAGACGTCGCCGCCTCATTCGGCTACGGCGAAGTCGTCACCCCCATGTTTGAAGAGCAGGAACTCTTCACCGTCAAATCAGGCGAAGGAATCATCGGCGAAATGTACGCCTTCGAAGACAAAGGCGGCAGAAAAATAGCACTCCGCCCCGAAATCACGGCAGCAGTTGTCCGGGCTTATGTAAACGAAGCCCAGGTCGCACCAAAACCACTCCGCTGGTTCTACTTCGCCGAATGCTTCCGGTACGAACGTCCGCAGAAAGGACGCTACCGGCAGTTCTGGCAGTTCGGCTGCGAACTGATCGGTGCCGACTCTGCGGCAGCTGACGCTGAAGTCATCGCCCTTGCAGCTGAACTTCTGAACTGTTCCGGCGTTCGGTTCGTCTTAAAGATCGGCCACCTCTCCCCGATGAAACACATGCTTGCAAGCCTTGACGCAGTCGAACAGAAAAAAGTCATGGCAGCTCTTGACAAGCGTGACATGGAACTTCTGGAAAACACGCTTGCCTCAATCGGCCATGCGGATCTCTATGAACCACTCGTCAGGCTCATCACCGCAGAAACCCTTGACGAGGTCTTTGCCGTCACCGGAGACATTCCTGAAAAAGCACGAATCGAAGAGACCTTCAGCTACCTCAAAGCCCAGAACATTCCGTTCGTGCAAAATTTCGGTATCGCCCGCGGTCTTGACTACTACACCGGCATGGTCTTTGAAGCCTTCGCCGACAATCTCGGTGCCGAGAACCAGATCCTCGGCGGCGGAGTTTACCGGCTTGCTCATCTGTTCGGCGGCAAAGATGTCCCGAGCTGCGGGTTTGCCATCGGCTTTGACCGTGTGATGGTCTCGCTCGGCGAGATCGTTCCTGCTGCCGCTCCGGTCGTTGCGGTCGTTGCGACCGCAGAAACGCGGGGGCCGGCGTACGCCGCCGCCGCCGCGTTCAGGTCGGCCGGCATCACCGCAGTGATGGACTTAATGGACCGGAGTTTTGGCGCCCAGCTCTCCTCTGCACTCAAGTCCGGCGCTTCGTATGCGGTCCTTATCGGCGCAAACGAAGCAGCCGCAGGCACGGTCACGCTGAAAAATCTTGCCGCCGCAAGCCAGAAAGAGATGCCTCTTGCGGACGCTGTCGCTGAGGTAATCAATGGCACTTGCTGA
- a CDS encoding ABC transporter permease, whose amino-acid sequence MPFVDPITYIVAFGAIVVSFLWLRDTRIFVRTGIEGYRKAAYQGVLFTGLGWFAAALAGFSDNTFLYLACGLILLAMYLQSRITRGNVWKGDESAWQRFTGAAPRRVPERK is encoded by the coding sequence ATGCCCTTCGTTGATCCGATAACCTACATCGTCGCCTTCGGTGCGATCGTCGTCTCCTTCCTCTGGCTTAGAGACACCCGCATCTTTGTCAGGACCGGCATTGAAGGATACCGCAAGGCAGCTTACCAGGGAGTACTCTTCACCGGACTCGGCTGGTTCGCCGCAGCCCTTGCAGGATTCTCCGACAACACCTTCCTCTACCTCGCCTGCGGTCTCATACTGCTTGCAATGTACCTGCAGTCCAGAATCACCCGAGGCAACGTATGGAAAGGAGACGAATCAGCATGGCAGAGATTTACCGGAGCCGCCCCACGACGCGTTCCTGAGAGGAAATAA
- the msrA gene encoding peptide-methionine (S)-S-oxide reductase MsrA, translated as MQQKDEVNEAFREIYFAGGCFWGVEELMRSVQGVVDAVSGYANGRSGPAPSYEEVCSGRTGFSETVRVVYDPARVSLSGLVFLFFRAIDPTDSGGQGNDRGTQYRSGIYYTDEESAVVVRRAADVERRRHSAFYVEILPLLNFYPAEEFHQRYLEKHQGGYCHIPRELFSYAGSMRVDPELYPRPSDAEISRRLSSQEFSVTQEGATDLPHSHPLTTEVRRGLYVDAVTGEPLFSSRDKYQSSCGWPAFSEPVDGNTMVFSEDRSHGMRRTEVRSRAGDSHLGHVFGGDEESPSGVRFCINGSSLRFVPYEKMEEEGYGELMDLV; from the coding sequence ATGCAGCAGAAGGATGAGGTAAACGAAGCATTCAGGGAAATTTATTTTGCCGGCGGATGCTTCTGGGGTGTTGAGGAGCTGATGCGTTCAGTCCAAGGAGTTGTTGATGCAGTATCCGGATATGCGAACGGCAGAAGCGGCCCTGCTCCATCGTATGAGGAGGTGTGTTCAGGGAGAACAGGGTTTTCCGAGACGGTGAGGGTTGTCTATGATCCGGCCCGAGTAAGCCTATCAGGATTAGTGTTTTTGTTTTTCCGGGCGATTGATCCGACAGATTCAGGGGGTCAGGGAAATGACCGGGGAACACAGTACCGCTCAGGTATCTATTATACTGATGAGGAGTCGGCAGTTGTTGTCAGGCGTGCGGCAGATGTTGAGCGGCGGAGGCATTCTGCGTTTTATGTGGAGATTTTGCCGTTGCTGAATTTTTATCCGGCAGAAGAGTTTCATCAGCGGTATCTGGAGAAGCACCAGGGCGGATACTGTCATATTCCAAGAGAGTTGTTTTCCTATGCCGGATCGATGCGGGTGGATCCGGAGCTGTACCCGCGGCCAAGTGATGCGGAGATTTCGCGTCGGCTTTCGTCTCAGGAGTTTTCCGTGACCCAGGAAGGGGCAACTGATCTGCCGCATTCGCATCCGCTGACGACTGAGGTGCGGCGGGGATTGTATGTGGACGCGGTTACCGGCGAGCCGTTGTTTTCCTCAAGAGATAAGTATCAGAGTTCCTGCGGGTGGCCGGCGTTTTCAGAGCCGGTTGATGGAAACACGATGGTGTTTTCCGAGGACCGGTCGCATGGGATGCGCCGGACTGAGGTGCGGAGCAGGGCAGGAGATTCACATCTGGGACATGTGTTTGGGGGTGATGAGGAATCTCCTTCAGGAGTGAGGTTTTGCATAAACGGCTCGTCATTGAGATTTGTGCCGTATGAGAAGATGGAGGAGGAGGGGTATGGGGAGCTGATGGATCTGGTTTGA
- a CDS encoding HNH endonuclease, which produces MTLVHQPVPGIHLGDYLACEKYTSGQWIFDLSAGEIYSRRTGGPVPFRKQSNGYLTTSVLHKGVRTDILKHRAIWVVANIRFGLPVDASLEIDHINHNKTDCRIQNLRLVTHLQNERAKPTALSPETVRTIRKLYAAGGVTQERLAVQFGISRHSVSRIIRWVTYTEVETDD; this is translated from the coding sequence ATGACACTCGTCCACCAGCCGGTTCCCGGCATCCATCTGGGCGACTACCTTGCCTGCGAAAAATACACCAGCGGCCAGTGGATCTTCGATCTCTCCGCAGGAGAAATCTACTCACGCAGAACAGGTGGTCCAGTCCCCTTCCGCAAACAGTCCAACGGCTACCTCACAACATCAGTTTTGCACAAAGGCGTCCGAACCGATATTCTCAAACATCGGGCAATCTGGGTAGTTGCAAACATCAGATTCGGTCTTCCGGTAGATGCCTCCCTTGAAATCGATCACATCAACCACAACAAAACCGACTGTAGAATCCAGAACCTCAGGCTCGTCACCCATCTCCAGAACGAACGTGCCAAACCCACCGCCCTCAGTCCTGAAACCGTCCGAACCATTCGCAAGCTCTATGCCGCAGGCGGGGTAACTCAGGAACGACTCGCGGTTCAGTTCGGCATCTCCCGTCATTCCGTCTCCCGCATCATCCGCTGGGTAACCTACACCGAGGTGGAGACCGATGACTGA
- a CDS encoding type II toxin-antitoxin system RelE/ParE family toxin has product MFELFLHPKADKALNDLSDDEYLQCSAALGLLAINPYPGSGGDKEKLKGYQNRYRIHIGRSYSAIYEIDKEKKEVNIVSFGTIGDIHKKY; this is encoded by the coding sequence ATGTTTGAGTTATTTCTTCATCCAAAAGCAGATAAAGCACTAAACGATCTTTCCGACGATGAATATCTACAATGTTCTGCAGCTCTCGGTCTTCTTGCAATCAATCCGTATCCAGGCAGTGGCGGAGATAAAGAAAAACTGAAAGGATACCAGAATCGATACCGGATACATATCGGGCGATCCTACTCGGCAATTTATGAGATCGACAAGGAAAAAAAGGAAGTAAATATCGTATCGTTTGGAACAATCGGCGACATTCACAAAAAATATTGA
- a CDS encoding tyrosine-type recombinase/integrase: MPAISEFLQYCTKKSTRQAYTSALCSYLRITLGLSVTKENLDELWNIYLFSGRNIMHDLQLFPEKCKNHNLSPKTINLYFQVTLLYLRECGLASDEAQLRRLKKIRPKNRPITREAELTREIIRTILVHADVRQRAEILIAASSGMRIGEILRITFDDINLTASPEEIYIPSHITKNETSRTVFISKEAAVALREWIFVRNGPHMLKGKEPAADNRIFPYSVTNETAKLNRLLQASGTYRIDPQTRRSLIHFHSFRKFFLTEFKLAASAEVAEELAGHTGYLSGSYRRLSKRDMQEEYRKAEMRLTIGENTGETTSDQITDIHEEMQRITNQLKQIRTEYQLLRTRISNESLLPEE; the protein is encoded by the coding sequence ATGCCAGCAATATCCGAATTTCTTCAGTACTGTACGAAAAAATCGACAAGACAGGCCTACACATCTGCTTTGTGCAGTTATCTCCGGATAACTCTGGGACTCTCAGTAACAAAGGAGAATCTTGACGAACTGTGGAACATCTACCTCTTTTCCGGCAGAAACATCATGCATGACCTGCAGTTGTTTCCAGAAAAGTGCAAGAACCATAACCTCTCTCCCAAAACCATCAATCTCTACTTTCAGGTAACTCTGCTGTATCTCCGGGAATGCGGACTTGCTTCTGATGAGGCGCAGCTTCGCAGACTCAAAAAAATTCGCCCGAAAAACCGGCCCATCACCAGAGAGGCAGAACTCACCCGCGAGATTATCCGTACGATTCTTGTTCATGCCGACGTCCGCCAGCGTGCCGAAATACTCATCGCCGCATCTTCCGGAATGCGGATTGGAGAAATTCTCCGGATAACCTTCGATGACATCAACCTGACTGCATCTCCTGAAGAAATCTACATCCCTTCCCACATCACCAAAAACGAAACCTCCCGTACTGTATTCATCAGCAAAGAAGCAGCAGTTGCCCTGCGGGAATGGATATTTGTGCGCAATGGTCCCCATATGCTGAAAGGCAAAGAACCGGCTGCCGATAACCGCATTTTTCCCTACTCTGTTACCAATGAAACCGCAAAACTGAACAGACTCCTTCAGGCATCCGGCACATATCGTATCGACCCGCAAACCCGCCGCTCCCTTATTCACTTTCATTCGTTCCGCAAATTCTTCCTCACCGAGTTCAAACTCGCCGCCTCTGCAGAAGTTGCCGAAGAACTTGCCGGACACACCGGTTACCTCTCCGGCTCCTATCGCCGCTTAAGCAAAAGAGACATGCAGGAGGAGTACCGGAAAGCGGAAATGCGGCTCACCATCGGTGAAAACACTGGGGAAACTACCTCAGATCAGATCACGGACATCCATGAAGAAATGCAGCGGATAACCAATCAACTCAAACAGATCCGGACCGAGTACCAGCTCTTACGAACCCGGATATCGAATGAATCCCTCCTCCCCGAAGAATGA
- a CDS encoding double zinc ribbon domain-containing protein — translation MGLFGLSKNAYVWDDIDKPVTVVKKVRPRNGKFNINDDIIIGPTEAAIIVYNGAVKQVCTGQQRITLNSDNVGIIKAITGAVSQIDVYWVNTQRFMDKYGGSAQIRDPTIDDDDAFVDIHVHYSYSFKVNSEEISLQLLFDAFGFNADISKREIVERLNKDTELQIGTVLATELERVDENGKRVMSVFSIKRESIKLANAFSAASDKSCMERYGIHIVDINNFEAKPDKEYEEMNRANVTAGSFASRGSNQYAKANVGGIQMQQMLNQNKVLEGMAAGAATGNSGSGGIDAMGTMMAMSMMNQMQQQQQMQSGFPMGQPTEKCSNCGGNLLFGAKFCPTCGTSTVRTCSSCSKEVPANVAFCPYCGEKLT, via the coding sequence ATGGGATTATTTGGATTGAGTAAAAATGCCTATGTGTGGGATGACATTGACAAACCGGTTACGGTCGTAAAAAAAGTCAGGCCAAGAAACGGGAAGTTCAATATCAATGATGATATCATCATTGGCCCGACTGAAGCAGCGATCATCGTCTATAATGGTGCAGTCAAGCAGGTCTGTACCGGACAGCAACGAATTACCCTAAACAGTGACAACGTCGGTATTATCAAAGCAATCACCGGAGCAGTCAGTCAGATTGATGTGTACTGGGTCAATACCCAGCGGTTTATGGACAAGTACGGCGGTTCAGCCCAGATCAGAGATCCGACGATCGATGATGACGACGCCTTTGTCGATATTCATGTACACTACTCCTACTCGTTCAAGGTAAATTCCGAGGAGATCTCGCTACAGCTCTTATTTGATGCATTTGGTTTCAATGCAGACATTTCCAAAAGAGAAATAGTGGAGCGGCTGAACAAAGACACCGAACTACAGATCGGCACGGTTCTTGCAACGGAACTGGAGCGGGTGGATGAAAACGGGAAACGGGTAATGTCAGTCTTTTCCATCAAACGGGAAAGTATCAAACTGGCAAACGCATTCTCCGCCGCATCGGACAAATCCTGTATGGAACGGTATGGAATCCACATTGTTGACATCAACAACTTCGAAGCCAAACCTGACAAAGAGTACGAGGAGATGAACCGTGCCAACGTTACTGCCGGCTCCTTTGCGTCACGCGGCAGCAACCAGTATGCCAAAGCCAATGTCGGCGGTATTCAGATGCAGCAGATGCTCAATCAGAACAAAGTTCTGGAGGGAATGGCCGCAGGAGCCGCAACAGGAAACAGTGGAAGTGGGGGAATTGATGCTATGGGAACCATGATGGCAATGTCCATGATGAACCAGATGCAGCAGCAACAGCAGATGCAGTCAGGTTTCCCAATGGGGCAACCTACGGAGAAGTGCAGCAATTGCGGCGGAAACCTGCTTTTCGGAGCAAAATTCTGCCCGACATGTGGTACATCAACTGTTCGAACATGTTCTTCCTGCAGTAAGGAAGTTCCTGCAAATGTGGCATTCTGCCCGTACTGCGGGGAAAAATTAACTTAA